Proteins from one Mycobacterium sp. EPa45 genomic window:
- a CDS encoding YggS family pyridoxal phosphate-dependent enzyme, whose protein sequence is MTDREAELATALAALQDRLSAAARDAGRDVDEIDLLPITKFFPATDVAILWRLGCRTFGESREQEASAKIAEFTDLTAARDVRWHMVGQIQRNKAKAIAGWADTVHSLSTAKVAAALDRGAAHAIDEGIRTAPVNVFIQISLDGDTSRGGVDIGDSGAVDELCAQVAQAGGLRLTGLMAIPPLGADPDTAFAALAEEHRRILVNHPEATALSAGMSGDLEAAVRHGSTCVRVGTALMGQRPLTSP, encoded by the coding sequence CGAGCTCGCCACCGCGCTGGCCGCGCTGCAGGACCGGCTCTCGGCCGCCGCACGGGATGCCGGCCGGGATGTCGACGAGATCGACCTGCTGCCGATCACCAAGTTCTTCCCGGCCACCGACGTCGCGATCTTGTGGCGGCTGGGCTGCCGGACGTTCGGCGAATCCCGCGAACAGGAAGCTTCGGCCAAGATCGCCGAATTCACCGACCTCACCGCAGCACGTGACGTCCGCTGGCACATGGTCGGCCAGATCCAGCGCAACAAGGCCAAGGCAATTGCGGGATGGGCGGACACAGTCCACTCGCTGAGCACGGCGAAGGTGGCCGCCGCGCTGGATCGCGGTGCCGCGCACGCCATCGACGAGGGCATCCGGACCGCACCCGTCAACGTCTTCATCCAGATCAGCCTCGACGGCGACACCTCCCGCGGCGGTGTGGACATCGGCGATTCAGGCGCGGTGGACGAATTGTGCGCACAGGTCGCGCAAGCCGGGGGATTGCGGCTGACCGGGTTGATGGCCATCCCGCCACTGGGTGCCGACCCCGACACGGCGTTCGCGGCGCTGGCCGAAGAGCACCGCCGGATATTGGTCAATCACCCGGAGGCGACAGCGTTGTCGGCGGGGATGTCGGGTGACCTGGAAGCGGCGGTGCGACACGGATCAACGTGTGTGCGTGTCGGAACCGCGCTTATGGGACAACGTCCTCTAACGTCTCCCTGA
- a CDS encoding YggT family protein: MSLFFEILGFALFVFWLLLIARVVVEFIRSFSRDWHPRGVTVVILELIMTITDPPVKLLRRLIPQLTIGAVRFDLSIMVLLLVAFIGMQLAFGAAA; this comes from the coding sequence TTGTCGCTGTTCTTCGAAATTCTGGGCTTCGCGCTGTTTGTGTTCTGGCTGCTCCTGATCGCCCGGGTCGTCGTCGAGTTCATCCGGTCGTTCAGCCGGGACTGGCACCCGCGGGGTGTAACCGTGGTGATCCTCGAATTGATCATGACGATCACCGACCCACCGGTGAAGCTGCTACGTCGACTTATTCCGCAGTTGACCATCGGCGCGGTCCGGTTCGACCTGTCGATCATGGTGCTGCTGCTGGTGGCGTTCATCGGAATGCAGCTGGCATTCGGCGCTGCCGCCTGA
- a CDS encoding cell division protein SepF: MSTLHKVKAYFGMAPMDDYDDEYYDDDDRGAHRGYARRERFADDEYERPGRYEDRDPRMGREYDDPREADYAPTGGFRAQYGDEPRFRPREFEHPHDMPRASRFGALRGSTRGALAMDPRRMAELFEAGSPLSKITTLRPKDYSEARTIGERFRDGQPVIMDLVSMDNADAKRLVDFAAGLAFALRGSFDKVATKVFLLSPADVDVSAEERRRIAEAGFYSYQ, from the coding sequence ATGAGCACTCTCCACAAGGTCAAGGCCTACTTCGGTATGGCTCCGATGGACGACTATGACGACGAGTACTACGACGATGACGACCGCGGCGCTCACCGCGGTTACGCCCGCCGTGAGCGCTTCGCCGACGACGAGTACGAGCGTCCGGGTCGCTACGAGGACCGCGACCCCCGGATGGGTCGCGAGTACGACGACCCGCGTGAGGCCGACTACGCGCCGACGGGCGGCTTCCGCGCCCAGTACGGCGACGAGCCGCGGTTCCGCCCGCGGGAATTCGAGCACCCCCACGACATGCCGCGCGCCTCGCGGTTCGGCGCGCTGCGCGGCTCGACCCGTGGCGCCCTGGCGATGGACCCTCGCCGGATGGCCGAACTGTTCGAGGCCGGCAGCCCGCTGTCGAAGATCACCACGCTGCGCCCCAAGGACTACAGCGAGGCCCGCACCATCGGTGAGCGCTTCCGCGACGGCCAGCCGGTGATCATGGACCTGGTCTCGATGGACAACGCCGACGCCAAGCGGCTCGTCGACTTCGCCGCCGGCCTGGCCTTCGCGCTGCGGGGGTCCTTCGACAAGGTGGCAACGAAGGTGTTCCTGCTCTCGCCGGCCGACGTCGACGTCAGCGCCGAGGAGCGCCGCCGGATCGCCGAAGCGGGTTTCTACAGCTACCAGTAA
- a CDS encoding DivIVA domain-containing protein, with protein sequence MPLTPADVHNVAFSKPPIGKRGYNEDEVDAFLDLVENELTRLIEENSDLRQRVSELDQELSAARSGGAVPQPTQAIPLYQPEPEPEPTPAPAPQAAPAPAPAPSPAASEEQAIKAARVLALAQDTADRLTGTAKAEADKLLADARSNADQILSEARHTAETTVADAKQRADALLSDAQNRSETQLRQAQEKADALQADAERKHTEIMGTINQQRTVLEGRLEQLRTFEREYRTRLKTYLESQLEELGQRGSAAPVDSGAASDGGGFNQFNRGNN encoded by the coding sequence ATGCCGCTTACACCGGCCGACGTGCACAATGTGGCATTCAGCAAGCCGCCCATCGGCAAGCGAGGCTACAACGAGGACGAGGTCGACGCCTTCCTCGACCTGGTGGAGAACGAGCTGACGCGGCTCATCGAAGAGAACTCGGATCTGCGCCAGCGGGTCTCCGAGCTCGACCAGGAGCTGTCCGCCGCCCGCTCCGGCGGCGCGGTCCCGCAGCCCACCCAGGCCATCCCGCTGTATCAGCCCGAGCCGGAACCCGAGCCCACCCCGGCTCCGGCCCCGCAGGCCGCCCCGGCGCCTGCACCCGCGCCGAGCCCGGCTGCCAGCGAGGAGCAGGCGATCAAGGCCGCTCGGGTGCTGGCCCTGGCCCAGGACACCGCGGACCGGTTGACCGGCACCGCCAAGGCCGAGGCCGACAAGCTGCTGGCCGACGCGCGCAGCAATGCCGACCAGATCCTCTCGGAGGCTCGCCACACCGCGGAGACCACGGTCGCCGACGCCAAGCAGCGCGCCGATGCCCTGCTCAGTGACGCGCAGAACCGGTCGGAGACCCAGCTGCGGCAGGCCCAGGAGAAGGCCGACGCGCTGCAGGCCGACGCCGAGCGCAAGCACACCGAGATCATGGGCACCATCAACCAGCAGCGCACTGTCCTGGAAGGACGGCTGGAGCAGCTGCGGACGTTCGAGCGCGAATACCGCACCCGGCTCAAGACCTACCTGGAGTCCCAGCTCGAGGAGCTCGGCCAGCGCGGCTCGGCCGCACCGGTCGATTCCGGTGCCGCCAGCGACGGTGGCGGGTTCAACCAGTTCAACCGGGGCAACAACTGA